CATGGTCCCCTGACGACCGTCGGGGAACAAAGGCGGGCTAATCCCTTCTTCGCTGATTAGCCCAGAATCAGCATCCCCAGGGCGGCTACTCCCATGATCGCCGTGGCGATCCATCCGAGGATGACGATCGGTCGGCTTGCCGTGTAGTCGCCCATCACGGACTTCTTGGATGCCAGGATGATGATCACGGCCATCAGGGGGACGGCCACTACACCATTGATCACGGCGCTCCAGACAAGAGCCTTCATGGGACTAATCGGCGAGTATTGGATACCCAGAGCGGCAAGCACGCTGATGATAATCACACCGTAAAAACCGCGTGCATCACGGACCTTCCTTTCCAGCCCCCACTTCCATCCCATGGCCTCGGATAGGGCGTATCCCGCTGATCCTGCGAGCACGGGGACGCCGATCAGTCCAACGCCCATGATTCCCATCGCGAAGAGGAGAAAGGCCAAGTCACCCGCGAGGGGGCGGAGGGCAGTGGCGGCTTGGGATGCTGTCTGGATGTCGGTGATGCCGGCTGCATGGAGCGTCACTGTCGTGGCCAGGATGATGAAATAGGCAGTAATGTTGGAGTAGAACATCCCGCTCCAGGTGTCCCATCGGATGCGGCGGAGTTCCTTGGGAGCCGAGGTGGGATCTTTCAAGAGGGGGAGCTTCCCCTGGTCGCGGTGCATCTCTTCGACCTCCTCCGAGGCTTGCCAGAAGAAGAGGTAGGGGCTGATCGTGGTACCGAAGACGGCCACTATCATGGTGGCGGCCTGTGCATTCGGGGTAAACTTCGGCCAGACCGTGCGGATTGCCACCTCATACCACGGGACATTGACGGTGAAGAGAACGGCCGCATAGGCCAGCAAAGAGAGGGTGAGCCACTTCAGATAAAAAACATACCGATGGTAAGGGACGAGCACCTGGAGCAGGAGTGTCACCGCAACGAACAGGAGTGTCATGAACCGGGGGTTCATCCCTGTGACCAATTCGCCGACCTCGCCCATCGCTGCCACATCGGCGGCGATATTGAGTGTGTTCGCCACCAGCAGAAGAATAACGACTCCCTTCAGAATAAGGGGAGGGAACGCGTCCTTGATATTGGCCGCTAGGCCCCGTCCGGTAACCCTGCCGATCAGCCCACAAATAAACTGGATGGCGGCCATCAATGGAAAAGCCAGAGGCATTGTCCAGAGCATGTTCAAGCCGAACTGCGCTCCCGCCTGCGAGTAGGTAACCACACCGCTTGGATCATCATCAGCCACACCCGTTATCAACCCGGGGCCACACTTCGAAAGAGGGTGATCCTTGAGGCGTTTCCATACCCCATGCCGGTTTTCCTGTGGCGAGGAGTGTTCCTTCACTAGGACATCATAATTGAAAAGTGCTTTCCGAAGGTGATTAGACAACCAAGCAATTTGCTTATCTTTAGAGATTTACGAGTGATCTGCTCAAAAAAAGAGACCGCCAAGTACAGAGTACCAGCGGCCTTAAAAAGTCATCCCCTTCGGATAACGCAGCCTCGAGAATACCCCCCGATACCTCGCGGCTGCGTTATTTCTCCGAGGAGATTTTTTTACCCTAAAGCACATATCTCGTCATGCAAAGCATTCATTGTGACAATTTCGACAAATTCCGGAAACACAAGGAAGCCGATGCCAATTTCAACCTCAAATTCCATGGGATTTATTCAGCGCTTCCCTAGGCTACAATCATGAGCACCGACGCGGCCTTCGAACTTGTCACCCTGAAAGGGGGGGGGCGGAGCATCCGCTCCAAGGCGCACGGGGAGACGATGCATATCGGAACGGACCCTCGCACCGAAGCTCTCGAGCTCCATGTCGGCCAGCAGCGTCTTGCGGAACGGGTGAGGGAATGGGAGCGCCACGATCCTTTTGTTATTTGGGACATCGGCCTCGGCCCTGCTGGTAACGCTATCACGGCGATCGAGGTCATCAGTGAGGTGATCAATTCTGGAAATCGTGAGAGCTCTACGCCTGTTGAGATCCATAGTTATGAGATCTCGACGGAGGTGCTGGAGTTTGCCCTCGGTCATGCCGGAGAGCTGGAATACCTGGCCGGTTGGGAAACTATCCTCCGCGAACTACTGGAGACTGGGAAAGCATCACCCGCACCCTCGATTGACTGGCGACTCCACCGGGGGGATTTCTCCAGGCAGCCTCATGATGCGCCGGCCCCCTCCGTCATCTTCTTTGATCCCTACTCGCCAGCCCAGAACTCCGAGATGTGGAATCTGGAGACATTCCGATCGATGTGGGGGGCCGTGAGTGCTCCGGGGGCTCCGGGTTGCACGATGACGAACTACACCCGATCGACCTCTGTCCGCGTGACGATGCTGCTGGCGGGATGGTTTGTCGGCACAGGGGTGCCAACAGGTGAGAAGGAAGTAACGACAATCGCGGCAAACCGACTTGATCTTCTCAAGGAGCCGCTCGACGCCACTTGGCTAACTCGGGTCCGTTCTTCAACGAACGCCGAGCCGATGCGTGGCCGCAACAATGAGAGGGGACCCATCTCACCCGAGGACTACGCCCGTCTCATCGCCCATCCGCAGTTTCTGGGCTAAGAATCACTGCCAGACATTCCGGTCCAGATTCCGGTAGCTGAGGGCTTCCAGGAGATGATCGGGCGAAATAACAGGACTTGCATTCAAGTCGGCAATGGTAAGCGCGACTTTCAGGATACGGTCGTAAGCGCGTGCGCTGAAGTTGAGATCCGTCATGGCGTTCTTGAGGAGTTCGTTGCCACGGGCATCCAGTCTGCAGTGTTCCTTGAGCTGTGCGTGACTCATGCGGGCATTGAAGGTGACCTTCCTGGACTTTGTAAACCGTCGGTTCTGAATCTCCCGGGCGCTGACGATTCTCTCCCTGATGATTGCAGAGGATTCTGCCGGCACGTTGTCGGATAGTTCCTTGTACTCCACGGACGGGGCCTCCACGTGGAGATCAATAATACCATTTACGCGATTAGTCTGGTGGAATTGGCGAAGGAATTTTGGTGATGGGCTAGGCGGAAGACTGAGGGCTATCTGAAGATAACCCGAGGGATGACAACAACGCCCATCGCCGAAAGAACCTGCTGATTCTACCGGAATAAGAGTGGAGATGGTATAAGGTCGAGAAGCGGACCCGAGATCTTCTGACGATAGCGCTCTACCTGTCCGGGAGAGCAACGGCATTGACGCTTAGGATCGCCGTAGTAGCCGCAGGGACAGGGATTCATGGCTGCGACGAGCATGAATTCACATGGAAAACTCATTGTTCCACGGGCCCGTGTAATTACTACAGAGCCAGCTTCAAGTGGTTTGTGTTATAGCCACCTTTTCCCATCTCTGGACCTAGAGAATGGGTTTATTGAAGTAACGGTTTCAAATCCCGTCAGCCGTATTTCTTGAGATTCCGGAGAGTTTCTTCATTCTGAGGAGGTTCCAGGGGGATAGTTGGATAGTACAAAGAGCGACGGAGTTGCTATGTGGTTGGGTTTAGTCATCACTTCTCCTTTATCTTTTCTGTCTCGGAGCCTGGTGGATAACTTTTTCAACTATACTATTCTCCTTTTTTACCGAATCTTCTTTTTTCATGTCGAAATGTTGCACCGAATCAGTTCTCTCCCGAGTGTCTGAGGTGTTCCTGCCGTTGCGCTCTATTTTTCCGCAGGTTGTTGAACGTTTTCTGCCGGCCTCCTTGGCCGCAATCATTTGCGCGGTCAATGTTTCTGCCCAGAACTTCCCCCCGCCGAATCCCTACATGGGACCGGATGGCACCTCCACCATGCATGCCAATGCGGCATCGTCAGACGCCACCGCAAATCCGGGTCCCGGGGTGGGTCCGGTCTCCTTTGTTTCCCAATCCTATGGTGCCGTCTTTGCTTCAATCCTTATGGCTAGCGATGGGATGTTGGTAAGCGTGGCGACCAAGATATTGGACCAGACACCCTATGTCTACCTGCTGGACCCGGTGTCTTTGGCCAGTCAAGCCGAGATGAAACTAGTGAAGTCGACCACGAGCGACCTTGCCGGGGGTATCTATTCCTATCTGGACAACAACAGCAACCTTGTCCTTGTAAACGCCAATGGTGACCTGCAACGCATCAGTCACTCTCAGCAAACCAATGGTTCGTGGCAGTTGACGGTGCAACAGTCCGTGCAGATCGGTTATCCTGATGTGGTGGGACTCACGCCAGATTATCAGGGCAATGTCTGGTTTGCTACGGCGCAGGGAGCGACTACAAACGCAGGTGCCGTGGTGGGGTATTATTCGCCTTTTTCCAAGCAAACCTTCGCCTTTCAGTTGCCTGCAGGAGAGCAGGTTGCCAACAGCATTTCCTCCTCGCCTACCGGTGTGGCCGTGGCGTCGACGGCTGCCCTCTACATGTTCAATGCCAATGGCACAAACGGCGCAGTGACCGAGAATTGGCGCACGGCCTATGACCGGGGGCCAGCCCGCAAGCCGGGTCAGTTAAGCTGGGGCACGGGGTCCACACCGTCGTTCTTCGGGCCAACCACCGGTTTTGAATATCTCACGATCACCGATAACGCGGCCCCGCAGGAGCATATGCTCGTGTTCAATGCCACAAACGGAGGTCTCATCGGATCATCCCCCTTCCTGACCTCCGGAGTGAATAGCGGGACGGAGGACGCCGCAATAGCCGTTGGCAACAGCATTTATCTGTCGAGTACTTACGGATACGTCTATCCTCCCGGTGCCGCCACCGGACCCAGCATTCCGACGAATGCCCCGTTTGTCGGTGGAATGCAGCGTGTCGACGTCCTGGCAGATGGTAGCGGTCTAACTAATGTCTGGATGAACCAGACACTGGCTTCCGCAGCGGTGCCGCGTCTCTCCACAGCCGACAATCTAATCTACTCAGTTACGTACTCAACCAATACGGGGATATATAGTTTCGTTACGGTGAATCCGGAGGACGGATCAGTGTTGAGCAGTACAGATGTTGGAACCGCCAATACGTTGCAGATGGTCGGTGTGATCGGGCCTAGCGGAGTCCTGTACCAAGGCACTGAGACTGGGCTGTTCAGCGTGACTTCAGTTCCAGAACCCTCGACCTACGCCTTGCTAGGTCTCGGTGCCTTGGCACTCTTGATCGCGTATCGTCGGAAGAGCAGGAAGAAGGCCTCCTGAAGAACTGCTCAGACTGACACCAGAAGACCCATCCTCTTTTGGCAACGGGGGATGGCTTTTATGCATTCATGGAGCCAGCCCGAGTCTCGGTTTTTCCAAGGGACTCCTTCGCTCTGAAGAGGTTCGTGAACACCGTCCGAATTTGCCGCTCCTAATGGAGCCTGCGATCAAGATTCCGGTAGCTTAGCGCCTCCAGGAGATGATCTGAGGCGATGGAGTCACTTCCGGCCAGATCAGCGATAGTTCGTGCGACCTTGAGTATGCGGTCATAGGCACGGGCGCTGAAGTTCAGGTCGCTCATGGCGTTCTTCAGGAGTTCGTTGCCATGGTCATCCAGTCTGCAATGTTCCTTGAGTTGGGCGTGGCTCATGCGAGCGTTGCAGGTAACTTTCTTTACCCTTCGTGACTTGGCGAAGAGTTTTTGTTGGATGTCACGTGCTAAGACAACCCTATCTCTGATTGTTGCAGAAGACTCAGCGGGAGTATTGTCCGAGAGATCTTTGTACTCCACGGCAGGGGCCTCAACATGGAGATCAATCCGGTCGAGGAGAGGGCCGGAGATCTTCTGCCGGTAGCGTTCAACCTGATTGCCAGAGCATTTACACTCCCTTTTAGGGTCGCCGTAATAGCCGCAGGGACAGGGATTCATGGCTGCGACGAGCATGAATTCACATGGAAAACTCATTGTTCCACGGGCTCTTGTAATTACTACAGAGCCAGTCTCAAGGGGCTGACGGAGCACTTCCAGGGTCGAGCGATGGAATTCCGGAAGCTCGTCCAGGAAAAGCACCCCGTGATGAGCTAGGCTGACTTCCCCCGGAGTGATATTGCTTGTACCCCCGAGCAGGCCGATATCCGAGATCGTGTGATGGGGATCACGAAAGGGGCGCTGACGGACAATGGCCTCACCGGGAGAGAGAAGCCCGCATACGGAGTGAATCTTGGTTGTGTCGATCGACTCCTCGAGTGACATCGGCGGCATGATCGTGGGGATGCGCTTTGCGAGCATCGACTTGCCCGATCCGGGTGGGCCGAGAAGCAGGAGATTGTGCCCTCCGGCCACAGCCACCTCGATCGCACGCTTCACCTGGTGCTGTCCCTTGACTTCGGAGAAATCGACTTCGAAGGAATGCTCCTGTGGCCAGTGCTCCAAGAGATCGCTCACGACCGGCGTGAGTTCCGAGGCTTTGCTCAGAAACTCGTATGCCTCGCGTAAGTTTTTCACTCCATAGACTTCGATCCCTTGAACGACGGAAGCTTCCCTCACATTGGCAAGGGGAAGGATCACCGCTTTACGCCCCTGGGCACGAGCCTCCAGCGTGAGTGGAAGCGCTCCCTTGATAGGGCGCACTTCACCGGTCAGGGCCAACTCCCCGGCGACGGAGCAGCGGGAGAGTCTGGGTAGATCTTCCTCACGGTCCGTGGCTATCATGCCGATAGCGATTGGTAGGTCGAAGCTCGGGCCCTGCTTTCTGATATCCGCCGGCGCGAGATTCACAGTCGTGCGTTTGCGAGGCCATCGATAACCGCTGTTCGAGAGTGCAGCGATCACCCGGTCCTTGCTTTCCTTCACCGCCGCGTCCGGGAGGCCCACCACAATGATCGAGGGCTCGCCTGGCCCCGTGTTGACTTCGATTTCGATTTCGGTTGCGTCGATGCCGACCACGGCTGCGGAAAATACACGGGTGATCATGATGGACTTAAGAAGAACCCATCACACATGGCCGAGGCTTTGTAAACAAGGTGATGCGATTTATGAAAAGATTTCGAACGCACGTGCCGAAGGGTTTGTCAAATAAGCAAAAGGAAACACCCAAACAAAACACATCATGAACTACGAAGACTCAGATTCCGGATTCCAACTCTACCTGCGCCAAATTGCCCAGTACCCGCTGCTGACGCCTGTGCAGGAAATCAACCTTGCTGCCAAGATCAAGAAAGGGGACAAGGCCGCTACTGACGAAATGATCAGAGGCAACCTCCGCCTCGTGGTGAAGATCGCCCGTGACTACGCCAATCTGGGACTTCCCCTCCTCGACCTTATCTCCGAGGGAAATATCGGCCTCATGAAAGCTGTTGAGCGCTTCGATCCGGCCAAGGGAGGAAAGCTCTCCACCTACGGATCCTGGTGGATCAAACAGTCGATCAAGCGGGCCCTTGCGAATCAGGGCAAGACGATCCGCCTGCCGGTCCATCTGGTAGACAAGATCGCCAAGATCCGCCGCGTCGGCGCAGGACTCAGCGATGAACTCGGGCGCGAAGCCACGGACGAGGAGATCGCCGAGGAGGTAGGCATGGATGCCGGCAAGGTAACCTTGCTCAAGCAGGCAGCTATCCGACCCGCGTCGCTGGATGCTCCTCTCGGTGATGAAGACTCTACGGAGTTCGGCGAGATGGTCGGAGATGTGGCTGCAGTCGATCCCTTCGAGAACCTGAGCGACAAGAACATGCAGTTGGAGGTCGTGGATCTGCTTGGGCAACTCGATGAACGCGAGCACAAGATCATCGCAGCCCGGTTCGGTCTCGACGGAAACGATCCGATTACACTTGAGGAAGTGGGTGAGAAGTTCGGGGTCACCCGCGAGCGGATCCGCCAGCTACAGAACATCGCCCTGAGCAAAATGCGCAAAGCCCTGGCGAAGCGCGAACGGGCAACTCCGGAGAACTACCTGGCCCATGCCGCCTAACCGATAACGCTCTGGGGAGCCCGATCAGTTTCCCGCCAAACGATGAAGCAGCCCGCCATGACGATGGCGGGTTGACTCGTTTCGGACAGCCATGCCGAGCGCTTTTTTCTGGCCCACCAGTACGACCATCCTTTTTCCGCGGGTCACCCCGGTATAGAGCAGGTTTCTCTGGAGTAGGAGGTACTGCTGCATGGCCAGAGGAATCACGACCACCGGGAATTCCGAACCCTGGCTCTTGTGGATGGTGATGGCATAGGCCAGCTCCAGCTCGTCGAGCTCATTGAACTCGTAGATCACCTCGCGCGTTCCGAAGCGGACCAGCAACTGCTTCTCTTCCCGATCCATGGAGCGGATCCGGCCGATGTCGCCGTTGAAGACCTCCTTGTCGTAGTTGTTGGAGGTCTGGATGACCTTGTCGCCTACCCGGAAGAGATTACCGTAGGCCTGGTATTCATCGCGGTATTCGCTTTTAGGATTCAGCGCGGCTTGGAGGCGGAGATTTAACTCCTTGATACCGAGGCTGCCGCGGTGCATCGGGCTCAGTATCTGAATCCCCTCGATCGGATCGACGCCGAGATGCTTGGGCAGGCGGTCACGCACCATCGATACCAGAGTCGCGGCGCATTCCTCGGGATCCTCGCGGTCGATGAAGACAAAGTCAGAATCCTTCGGTGCCTCGATGATATCGGGAATCTCACCGCGGTTGATGGAATGAGCCCCGCTGATGATGCGACTGTCACCAGTCTGGCGGAAGATCTCCTTGAGGTGAACTACCGGAATCATTCCGCTGCGGATGATGTCTCCAAGGACGAGTCCCGGGCCGACGCTAGGTAGCTGATCGGCATCCCCGACCAGGATCAGCCTGGCTTTTCGTGGCAGAGCATCCAGGAGCCGGCTCATGAGGGGAACGTCGACCATGGAGACCTCGTCGATGACAACGACATCGCCTTCCAGGGGGTTCGATGCATTCCGCTGGAAGCCACCTCGTGCCGGCTGAAACTCCAGGAGTCGGTGGAGCGTTGAGGCTTCGAGTCCCGTGGCTTCCGCCATCCGCTGTGCGGCGCGACCCGTGGGGGCTGCCAGGATGCACGTGAGCTTCTTGGCGGTGAGAATCTTCAGGAGTGACTGCACCAGAGTTGTCTTGCCGACGCCCGGTCCCCCGGTGATCACCACGGCGCGGCTACGCAGTGCGATTTTGAGTGCCTCGTGCTGGCTGGGGGAGAGTTTGCGTCCTGTCTTTTCCTCGACCCAGGGGATCGCCTTCTCCACATCGATTGGCGGTTCGGGTTCCTTGGCCTCCGAAAGGCGTCTTAGCTGTCTGGCAATCCGTTCCTCGGCATCACGTAACAGGGGGATGAAGATCATCTCCTCCCCTTCGATCTTTTCGGAGATGATCCGGTCATCCTTGAGATGGCGCTCAAAGGCCTGCGCGACAATCCCTTCGTCGACTTCCAGTAGCCGGGTGGCTCCCTCCAGCAGTTCACGACGGGGTAAGGCACAGTGCCCCTCGGTCGTAGCTTGATCGAGCAGATGTTCCAGGGCTGCTCGTGCGCGGAGCAGGGAATCCGCTTGCAGACCCAGCTTCTCGGCGACTCCGTCCGCGGAATGGAAACCGATTCCATGAATGTCACGCGCTAGTCGGTAGGGGTCAGCCCTGATTAGTTCGATCGCCTCTACCCCGTAGGATTTATAGATTCGGACGGCGCGATTCGTCCCGAGTCCGTGGGCATGGAGAAAGAGCATGATGTCCCGCACCACCTTCTGCTCGGCCCAAGCATCCTTGATCCGCTGGCGGCGCTCCCGTCCGATTCCCTCGACTTCTTGAAGACGCTTTGACTGGTTCTCGATGATGTCGAAAACTTTGACTCCGAATCTCTTCACAAGCTTGGTGGCATAGACAGGACCGATCCCTTTGATCATCCCGCTGCCGAGGTATTTCTCTATACCCTCGAGCGATGTGGGCGGCTGGGTCTTCAAGGTGTGAGCCTTCAGCTGGATGCCGTGGTCGCGGTCCTTCTCCCAGGTACCCTGGGCGGTGATCCATTCCCCTGGTGCCACGGAGGGTAGGGAACCGAGGACGGCAAGCGGTTCCTTGCGGCCCTGCACCTTCACCTTAAGGATGCAGAAACCGGTCTCCTCGTTGTGGAAGGTGACGCGCTCTACCTGACCGCTCAGGGCATCGTCGGGACCGCCGGGTACCGGTTCATTGTCCGGCTTTTTTCGGAAAGGTCGGCGCTGAGGCATGGTTGATCATGCCACGGGAATCCCCTCAAGCCAATGCATCACTCTCCGGCGACCATGGCCAGGACCCGTTCTGCCTGCTTGAGGTGGAGTCCGAGGTGGAATCCGAACATGCAATGCCACTTGTGGGCATCGAAAGATCCGAAAACGGAGTGGGGAGTCTCAGCTGTACCACGGAGCGGAGGCAATGTCCCAATCATGATCAGATAGTCGTCGATTGATTGGCGGAAGGCCTCCACCTGCTCGGGGCCTGATAGTCCCTCGGGGAGTACGTCGGTCTTCGGATTGATCGGGTGCTCTGGTGTCGGATCCTTACCCAGAGACAGTTGCCGGACATTTCGTTGGATCATCCCGTTTACGAACGCATTGTGCTCAAGGATTTGGAAAAAGGACCATCCCCGCATCTCCGGGTCGACTCCGATCATCGTGGGAACTGTGACCGGTTTGGCACCATTCTCGGATTCCATCTGCTTC
The genomic region above belongs to Verrucomicrobiota bacterium and contains:
- a CDS encoding DinB family protein; translated protein: MSNPIIRTVIRTKFLLTSRKRASQIIRTHAGSYLKLAKQMESENGAKPVTVPTMIGVDPEMRGWSFFQILEHNAFVNGMIQRNVRQLSLGKDPTPEHPINPKTDVLPEGLSGPEQVEAFRQSIDDYLIMIGTLPPLRGTAETPHSVFGSFDAHKWHCMFGFHLGLHLKQAERVLAMVAGE
- a CDS encoding YifB family Mg chelatase-like AAA ATPase; the encoded protein is MITRVFSAAVVGIDATEIEIEVNTGPGEPSIIVVGLPDAAVKESKDRVIAALSNSGYRWPRKRTTVNLAPADIRKQGPSFDLPIAIGMIATDREEDLPRLSRCSVAGELALTGEVRPIKGALPLTLEARAQGRKAVILPLANVREASVVQGIEVYGVKNLREAYEFLSKASELTPVVSDLLEHWPQEHSFEVDFSEVKGQHQVKRAIEVAVAGGHNLLLLGPPGSGKSMLAKRIPTIMPPMSLEESIDTTKIHSVCGLLSPGEAIVRQRPFRDPHHTISDIGLLGGTSNITPGEVSLAHHGVLFLDELPEFHRSTLEVLRQPLETGSVVITRARGTMSFPCEFMLVAAMNPCPCGYYGDPKRECKCSGNQVERYRQKISGPLLDRIDLHVEAPAVEYKDLSDNTPAESSATIRDRVVLARDIQQKLFAKSRRVKKVTCNARMSHAQLKEHCRLDDHGNELLKNAMSDLNFSARAYDRILKVARTIADLAGSDSIASDHLLEALSYRNLDRRLH
- a CDS encoding divalent metal cation transporter, translated to MKEHSSPQENRHGVWKRLKDHPLSKCGPGLITGVADDDPSGVVTYSQAGAQFGLNMLWTMPLAFPLMAAIQFICGLIGRVTGRGLAANIKDAFPPLILKGVVILLLVANTLNIAADVAAMGEVGELVTGMNPRFMTLLFVAVTLLLQVLVPYHRYVFYLKWLTLSLLAYAAVLFTVNVPWYEVAIRTVWPKFTPNAQAATMIVAVFGTTISPYLFFWQASEEVEEMHRDQGKLPLLKDPTSAPKELRRIRWDTWSGMFYSNITAYFIILATTVTLHAAGITDIQTASQAATALRPLAGDLAFLLFAMGIMGVGLIGVPVLAGSAGYALSEAMGWKWGLERKVRDARGFYGVIIISVLAALGIQYSPISPMKALVWSAVINGVVAVPLMAVIIILASKKSVMGDYTASRPIVILGWIATAIMGVAALGMLILG
- a CDS encoding PEP-CTERM sorting domain-containing protein, translating into MAAIICAVNVSAQNFPPPNPYMGPDGTSTMHANAASSDATANPGPGVGPVSFVSQSYGAVFASILMASDGMLVSVATKILDQTPYVYLLDPVSLASQAEMKLVKSTTSDLAGGIYSYLDNNSNLVLVNANGDLQRISHSQQTNGSWQLTVQQSVQIGYPDVVGLTPDYQGNVWFATAQGATTNAGAVVGYYSPFSKQTFAFQLPAGEQVANSISSSPTGVAVASTAALYMFNANGTNGAVTENWRTAYDRGPARKPGQLSWGTGSTPSFFGPTTGFEYLTITDNAAPQEHMLVFNATNGGLIGSSPFLTSGVNSGTEDAAIAVGNSIYLSSTYGYVYPPGAATGPSIPTNAPFVGGMQRVDVLADGSGLTNVWMNQTLASAAVPRLSTADNLIYSVTYSTNTGIYSFVTVNPEDGSVLSSTDVGTANTLQMVGVIGPSGVLYQGTETGLFSVTSVPEPSTYALLGLGALALLIAYRRKSRKKAS
- a CDS encoding ATP-binding protein encodes the protein MTRARGTMSFPCEFMLVAAMNPCPCGYYGDPKRQCRCSPGQVERYRQKISGPLLDLIPSPLLFR
- a CDS encoding ATP-dependent RecD-like DNA helicase, which produces MPQRRPFRKKPDNEPVPGGPDDALSGQVERVTFHNEETGFCILKVKVQGRKEPLAVLGSLPSVAPGEWITAQGTWEKDRDHGIQLKAHTLKTQPPTSLEGIEKYLGSGMIKGIGPVYATKLVKRFGVKVFDIIENQSKRLQEVEGIGRERRQRIKDAWAEQKVVRDIMLFLHAHGLGTNRAVRIYKSYGVEAIELIRADPYRLARDIHGIGFHSADGVAEKLGLQADSLLRARAALEHLLDQATTEGHCALPRRELLEGATRLLEVDEGIVAQAFERHLKDDRIISEKIEGEEMIFIPLLRDAEERIARQLRRLSEAKEPEPPIDVEKAIPWVEEKTGRKLSPSQHEALKIALRSRAVVITGGPGVGKTTLVQSLLKILTAKKLTCILAAPTGRAAQRMAEATGLEASTLHRLLEFQPARGGFQRNASNPLEGDVVVIDEVSMVDVPLMSRLLDALPRKARLILVGDADQLPSVGPGLVLGDIIRSGMIPVVHLKEIFRQTGDSRIISGAHSINRGEIPDIIEAPKDSDFVFIDREDPEECAATLVSMVRDRLPKHLGVDPIEGIQILSPMHRGSLGIKELNLRLQAALNPKSEYRDEYQAYGNLFRVGDKVIQTSNNYDKEVFNGDIGRIRSMDREEKQLLVRFGTREVIYEFNELDELELAYAITIHKSQGSEFPVVVIPLAMQQYLLLQRNLLYTGVTRGKRMVVLVGQKKALGMAVRNESTRHRHGGLLHRLAGN
- a CDS encoding RNA polymerase sigma factor RpoD/SigA; translated protein: MNYEDSDSGFQLYLRQIAQYPLLTPVQEINLAAKIKKGDKAATDEMIRGNLRLVVKIARDYANLGLPLLDLISEGNIGLMKAVERFDPAKGGKLSTYGSWWIKQSIKRALANQGKTIRLPVHLVDKIAKIRRVGAGLSDELGREATDEEIAEEVGMDAGKVTLLKQAAIRPASLDAPLGDEDSTEFGEMVGDVAAVDPFENLSDKNMQLEVVDLLGQLDEREHKIIAARFGLDGNDPITLEEVGEKFGVTRERIRQLQNIALSKMRKALAKRERATPENYLAHAA